A DNA window from Thermosynechococcaceae cyanobacterium Okahandja contains the following coding sequences:
- a CDS encoding HAD-IIB family hydrolase, with product MQQGLYIVLISVHGLIRGDRLELGRDADTGGQTRYVVELARKLAAHPHVAQVDLVTRLINDPKVSADYAQPIEAIADRARIVRLACGPRRYLRKEVLWPYLDVFADELLRHLRQSGRMPDVIHSHYADAGYVGCRVAGWLGVPLVHTGHSLGRVKRQRLLDQGSKPEVIEEQFHFTTRIEAEEQTLASAALIIASTHQEVEEQYGLYDHYNPERMAVIPPGVDTERFYPGPVSPNLPMRKELRRFLVEPEKPFIFCLSRPVPRKNIAALVKVYGTDPMLQERANLVLVLGNRTDISKMEASPRQVLTELFTLVDRYDLYGKVAYPKTHTSDEVPDLYRLAAQQRGVFINPALTEPFGLTLIEASACGLPILATADGGPKEIIRNCRNGLLFDALDPEAIRTALHRAFTSDRQWQEWSENGLQGVQQHYSWQSHVEAYLTAIAQLAEKSVLPALSVQRQAAPYRRNATSRNRLLTLDRLLVSDIDNTLIGDRPALEHLLELLQQRPELGFGVATGRHLEITLEVLNEWGVPLPDVLITSVGSEIHYGPHLVPDTSWTQHISYRWEPERVRDTLASVPGLSLQTSENQRPHKISYTVDTDVLPSITPVLRLLRQQKLHCRSIFSHSQFLDILPLRASKGDALRYLALKWGYPLQKLLVAGDSGNDEQMLTGNTLAVVVGNHSPELERLRDRPHIYFAKGHYAEGILEAIEHYGF from the coding sequence ATGCAACAGGGATTATACATTGTCCTCATCAGTGTTCATGGCTTAATTCGCGGCGATCGCCTTGAATTGGGACGGGATGCTGATACCGGCGGCCAAACCCGCTACGTTGTTGAACTGGCGCGCAAGTTAGCGGCTCATCCCCACGTGGCACAAGTGGATCTGGTCACTCGGTTGATTAACGACCCCAAAGTGAGTGCCGACTACGCCCAACCCATTGAAGCCATTGCCGATCGCGCCCGAATTGTGCGCCTCGCTTGCGGACCGCGCCGTTACCTGCGCAAAGAAGTGCTCTGGCCTTACCTTGATGTTTTTGCCGACGAACTGCTGCGCCATTTACGCCAGAGTGGGCGGATGCCGGATGTGATTCACAGCCACTATGCGGATGCCGGTTATGTTGGCTGCCGCGTTGCCGGTTGGTTGGGGGTGCCCTTGGTGCATACGGGGCACTCCTTGGGGCGCGTTAAACGGCAGCGGCTGCTGGATCAGGGCAGTAAACCGGAGGTCATTGAGGAGCAATTTCATTTTACAACCCGCATCGAAGCAGAAGAGCAAACCCTTGCCAGTGCGGCGCTGATTATTGCCAGTACCCACCAGGAGGTGGAAGAGCAGTACGGCCTTTACGACCATTACAATCCAGAGCGCATGGCGGTGATTCCGCCTGGGGTCGATACCGAACGCTTTTACCCGGGGCCGGTGAGTCCGAACCTGCCCATGCGTAAAGAATTACGGCGGTTTTTGGTGGAGCCAGAGAAGCCCTTTATTTTCTGCTTATCGCGACCCGTCCCCCGCAAAAATATTGCCGCATTAGTGAAGGTGTATGGCACTGATCCGATGCTGCAAGAGCGAGCCAACCTTGTGTTGGTACTGGGGAACCGCACCGACATCAGCAAAATGGAGGCCAGCCCCCGCCAAGTCTTAACCGAGCTTTTTACGCTTGTGGATCGCTACGATCTTTACGGTAAGGTGGCCTACCCCAAAACCCACACCAGCGACGAGGTGCCGGATCTCTACCGTTTGGCGGCACAGCAGCGGGGGGTATTTATCAATCCGGCCTTGACTGAACCCTTTGGCCTCACCCTCATTGAAGCTTCCGCCTGCGGTCTGCCCATCTTAGCCACCGCCGATGGTGGCCCCAAGGAAATTATCCGCAACTGCCGCAATGGCTTACTCTTTGATGCCCTCGACCCCGAAGCCATTCGCACCGCCTTACACCGTGCTTTTACCAGCGATCGCCAGTGGCAGGAGTGGTCAGAAAACGGTTTGCAGGGGGTACAGCAGCACTATTCGTGGCAAAGTCATGTGGAGGCTTACCTCACAGCTATCGCCCAACTGGCGGAAAAATCAGTGCTACCCGCCCTCAGTGTGCAACGCCAAGCGGCTCCCTACCGCCGCAATGCCACCAGTCGCAATCGGCTACTCACCCTTGACCGACTGCTGGTGAGTGATATTGACAACACCCTCATTGGCGATCGCCCCGCCCTTGAGCACCTCTTGGAACTGCTGCAGCAGCGACCAGAGCTAGGCTTTGGGGTGGCCACCGGTCGTCACCTAGAAATTACCCTTGAGGTCTTAAACGAATGGGGCGTTCCCTTACCGGATGTGCTCATTACCTCTGTCGGCAGTGAAATTCACTACGGCCCCCACTTAGTGCCCGATACAAGCTGGACCCAGCACATTAGCTATCGTTGGGAACCCGAGCGGGTCAGAGATACCCTTGCCAGCGTGCCGGGGCTTAGCCTCCAGACCAGCGAAAATCAACGCCCCCACAAAATTAGCTATACGGTCGATACAGACGTTTTGCCCTCCATTACCCCCGTACTGCGACTCCTACGCCAGCAAAAACTTCACTGCCGCTCAATTTTTTCCCACAGCCAGTTTTTAGATATTTTGCCTCTGCGCGCCTCTAAAGGCGATGCCCTGCGCTACCTTGCCCTGAAGTGGGGCTATCCGCTGCAAAAATTGCTGGTGGCGGGGGACTCCGGCAATGATGAGCAAATGCTCACCGGCAATACCTTAGCGGTGGTGGTGGGCAACCATAGCCCAGAACTCGAAAGACTGCGGGACCGCCCTCATATCTACTTTGCCAAGGGGCACTACGCCGAAGGCATTTTAGAAGCCATCGAACACTATGGCTTTTAG
- a CDS encoding polysaccharide deacetylase family protein, protein MTKRSGMPPESLRMLICLLLATGLLLLIIFVILPKMPQTQPENVPTAEPQTPTPQPDSPHSQEKEVSNPSPAPRQFININYENAAAYVAQIPAKYVVLTFDDGPMPEYTLPILNTLRQYGMKATFFVIGARVAQHCDILQRIRQDGHEIANHTYSHPRLTQLSPEQMQRELMKTQQVIRQCLQPIDKTYQPRWFRAPYGAQNAEVVARVNRLGMNSALWSLDTQDWHIETTAEMIAEDVIQGGDRQLVLMHDGTEYNEAMRANLIVNPSRQPTADALSRILANYRANGISTLTLSEAFKD, encoded by the coding sequence ATGACTAAACGGTCGGGAATGCCACCTGAATCATTAAGGATGCTGATTTGCTTACTGCTTGCCACGGGTCTATTGCTGCTGATTATTTTTGTCATCTTACCCAAAATGCCGCAAACCCAACCGGAAAATGTGCCAACTGCCGAACCGCAAACACCAACACCTCAACCCGACTCACCGCATTCTCAAGAGAAAGAGGTTTCAAATCCCTCTCCAGCCCCTAGGCAGTTTATCAATATTAACTATGAAAATGCCGCTGCTTACGTGGCTCAAATTCCAGCTAAGTATGTTGTGCTTACGTTTGACGATGGTCCGATGCCAGAATATACGCTGCCAATTCTAAATACGTTACGCCAATATGGCATGAAGGCAACCTTTTTTGTTATTGGTGCTCGCGTGGCTCAGCACTGTGATATTTTGCAGCGCATCCGTCAAGACGGTCATGAAATTGCTAATCATACCTATAGTCATCCGCGGTTAACGCAGTTGTCTCCTGAGCAAATGCAGAGGGAACTGATGAAGACTCAGCAGGTGATTCGTCAATGCTTGCAACCAATTGATAAAACCTATCAGCCCCGTTGGTTTCGTGCACCCTATGGTGCTCAAAATGCTGAGGTGGTGGCTCGCGTGAACCGTCTTGGCATGAACTCGGCATTGTGGTCGCTGGATACGCAGGATTGGCATATTGAAACCACGGCAGAGATGATTGCTGAGGATGTGATACAGGGGGGCGATCGCCAACTGGTGCTAATGCATGATGGTACGGAGTATAACGAAGCCATGAGAGCTAATCTGATCGTGAATCCTAGCCGTCAACCAACAGCTGATGCCTTGAGCCGGATTCTGGCCAATTACCGCGCCAATGGAATCTCAACGCTGACCCTCTCTGAAGCATTCAAGGACTAA
- a CDS encoding DUF3288 family protein — protein MTTPKQQQHPREAQDRLVAERLLQEEMNDYNLAELGRLLIRYDGFPGADSLKALLADILQKWHLTEAELFERTRAIHAQGGIYKVGSNKTGDWT, from the coding sequence ATGACTACTCCCAAACAACAGCAGCACCCCCGCGAAGCTCAGGATCGGCTGGTGGCGGAGCGGCTGCTCCAAGAAGAGATGAATGACTACAACCTAGCGGAATTGGGTCGGCTGTTGATTCGCTACGATGGGTTCCCGGGGGCAGACAGTCTGAAAGCCCTGCTGGCTGACATTCTGCAAAAGTGGCACCTAACAGAAGCCGAACTTTTTGAGCGAACGCGTGCCATCCATGCCCAAGGGGGTATTTACAAGGTGGGTAGTAACAAGACAGGGGATTGGACCTAG
- a CDS encoding HAD family hydrolase, with protein MELVVMLDHMHPRAFIFDMDGVICHTMPYHLQAWEVYVERTPELRGQVDLQQLRQMGGKRNAELLPELLGRPITPAELQQWSEGKEAVFRELLAPHLELLPGVLPFLKTAKTLGYRLGLGTSACAANVDLILSCEGVGTFFDTVVMEADVQRGKPDPECYLLVAQRLEVPPQQCVVFEDAVAGVLAAVRAGMTCWGVLTTQPERALREAGATVCIPDFTDPRVETLLCDPAIAPCNPHPSIQSLHY; from the coding sequence ATGGAGCTTGTTGTCATGCTGGATCATATGCACCCTCGCGCCTTCATTTTTGATATGGATGGGGTCATCTGCCACACGATGCCCTACCACCTACAGGCATGGGAAGTCTATGTGGAGCGCACCCCAGAACTGCGGGGACAGGTGGATCTCCAACAACTGCGTCAGATGGGGGGCAAGCGCAATGCGGAGCTACTGCCGGAACTACTGGGTCGCCCGATAACACCAGCGGAGCTACAGCAGTGGAGCGAGGGGAAAGAGGCGGTGTTTCGCGAACTCTTGGCACCGCACCTAGAACTGTTGCCGGGTGTGCTCCCTTTCCTGAAAACGGCAAAAACCCTTGGTTACCGACTCGGGCTAGGAACCTCTGCCTGTGCCGCCAATGTGGACTTAATTCTTAGTTGTGAGGGGGTTGGCACCTTCTTCGATACGGTGGTGATGGAGGCGGATGTGCAGCGGGGCAAGCCGGATCCAGAATGCTACCTGCTGGTGGCGCAACGGTTGGAGGTACCGCCGCAACAGTGTGTTGTGTTTGAAGATGCTGTGGCGGGGGTGCTTGCGGCTGTCCGGGCGGGTATGACCTGCTGGGGTGTGCTCACAACCCAACCGGAGCGTGCCTTGCGGGAGGCAGGGGCAACGGTCTGTATTCCGGACTTCACCGATCCTAGGGTCGAAACCTTACTGTGCGACCCGGCGATCGCCCCGTGTAACCCGCACCCCAGTATTCAATCTCTACATTATTAG
- a CDS encoding IMS domain-containing protein yields MAKGERIGNRFCLTCGMPLILGGRYVAQRVLGQGGFGITYLAQDLDIPGKRQCVIKQFQPDTTDPDLLATAEDLFKREAVVLTQLGEHPQIPSLLAFFQERAPSVIEGGGQQYFYLVQEFIDGETLADELEQQGRFSEEKVRHVLKELLPVLDYIHQKGVIHRDIKPTNIMRQSSENSKFPGQQRLYLIDFGAVKQISQVTQVVKGSTRIYTEHYAAPEQARGERVFPSSDLYALAVTCLVLLTGKQPEDLFDPYHHRWRWQHYAHVSLQLEKVLERMLAINPNDRYQSAREVEEALKNKPKTPFPLVLLLMLVMLWAVNTANTIVAMKELVWQPILEWLMDLMYKRTLKQDEAIELLHRWFRSKPEIFGRNYNLEPAHQLLTGSLLNDVVDKSIPFLQTNNAYYVYQNYEIESPPVNFRSEERKAEITFKVYETAILYQNNEPLNQISTQKLYTYTIVYDEQSNSWKISDTFPSLLDDFPSLDEGSILDQDEAVELLHRWFSSKPDIFGYNYNLTPAYELLTGSLLNEVVDKSIPWLKNNNAYYTYQDYQIDSPPTYFYREVGKAEITVNIREVNTLHQKGKPPNQTSVYKLYTYTIVYDEQSNSWKISSVVPASPQLGWKKACGSTYAAESYWWPVRGPSAALSVVKEKYCGDALIVENQTQAASFRNQEDAEEFATLLSQATGYRFYVGEPKWVD; encoded by the coding sequence GTGGCAAAGGGTGAGCGGATTGGTAACAGATTTTGTTTGACTTGCGGTATGCCCTTGATCTTAGGCGGTCGGTACGTTGCGCAGCGAGTTTTGGGGCAAGGGGGCTTTGGTATTACTTACCTAGCTCAGGACTTGGATATTCCCGGAAAACGCCAGTGCGTGATCAAGCAGTTCCAACCAGATACGACCGACCCAGACTTACTTGCAACAGCCGAAGACTTATTCAAGCGTGAAGCAGTCGTCCTCACACAGCTAGGTGAACACCCGCAAATACCTAGTCTTTTAGCATTTTTTCAAGAGCGAGCACCTAGCGTAATAGAGGGAGGCGGACAACAATACTTTTATCTGGTTCAGGAATTTATTGATGGTGAAACCCTTGCCGATGAATTAGAGCAGCAGGGTCGATTTAGTGAAGAGAAAGTTCGACATGTTCTAAAAGAACTCTTGCCAGTTTTGGATTATATCCATCAGAAAGGAGTGATTCACCGAGACATTAAGCCCACTAACATTATGCGCCAATCGTCCGAGAACAGTAAATTCCCGGGGCAGCAGCGGCTTTACCTCATCGATTTTGGGGCTGTCAAACAAATTTCGCAAGTCACCCAAGTTGTTAAAGGCAGTACAAGAATTTACACAGAGCATTATGCTGCCCCTGAGCAAGCTAGGGGAGAACGTGTCTTTCCTAGCTCAGATCTCTACGCTCTTGCTGTAACCTGTCTGGTTTTGCTCACGGGTAAACAGCCGGAAGATTTATTCGATCCCTATCACCACCGTTGGCGTTGGCAGCACTACGCTCACGTCAGCCTACAACTAGAAAAGGTTCTGGAGCGGATGCTAGCCATTAACCCTAATGATCGTTATCAATCTGCCAGAGAAGTAGAAGAGGCACTGAAGAATAAACCTAAAACACCATTCCCACTGGTGTTATTACTCATGCTAGTGATGCTATGGGCAGTAAACACAGCCAATACAATAGTAGCAATGAAGGAATTAGTTTGGCAGCCCATACTGGAGTGGCTTATGGATCTTATGTATAAGAGAACTCTAAAGCAAGATGAAGCAATAGAGTTGTTACATCGGTGGTTTAGGAGCAAGCCAGAAATTTTTGGCCGCAATTATAATCTTGAGCCAGCTCATCAGTTACTCACTGGTTCGCTTCTGAATGACGTGGTTGATAAGTCGATACCTTTTTTACAGACTAACAATGCCTATTACGTCTATCAAAATTATGAGATTGAGTCACCACCAGTTAATTTTCGCTCTGAAGAAAGGAAAGCAGAAATAACTTTCAAAGTTTATGAAACTGCTATATTGTATCAAAATAACGAGCCACTAAATCAAATCTCAACTCAAAAGCTCTATACCTACACAATAGTTTACGACGAACAAAGTAATTCGTGGAAAATTTCTGATACTTTTCCGTCATTATTGGATGATTTTCCATCATTAGACGAGGGAAGCATTCTAGACCAAGATGAGGCAGTAGAGTTATTACATCGGTGGTTTAGCAGTAAACCAGATATTTTTGGCTACAACTACAACCTCACTCCAGCCTATGAGTTACTCACCGGCTCACTTCTGAATGAAGTGGTTGATAAGTCGATACCATGGTTAAAAAATAATAATGCCTACTATACTTATCAAGATTATCAAATTGACTCGCCACCGACTTACTTCTATCGTGAAGTAGGAAAAGCAGAAATAACTGTCAATATCCGTGAAGTTAATACCTTGCATCAAAAGGGTAAACCACCCAATCAAACATCAGTCTATAAGCTCTATACTTACACGATAGTTTACGACGAACAAAGTAATTCGTGGAAAATTTCTAGCGTGGTTCCTGCATCTCCTCAACTTGGGTGGAAGAAGGCTTGTGGTTCAACTTATGCGGCTGAAAGTTATTGGTGGCCTGTGCGTGGGCCGAGTGCTGCCCTCAGTGTTGTTAAGGAAAAGTACTGTGGTGACGCACTCATTGTGGAGAATCAAACCCAAGCCGCCAGCTTTCGTAATCAGGAAGATGCTGAAGAGTTTGCAACATTACTCAGTCAAGCCACCGGTTACCGCTTCTACGTGGGTGAGCCAAAATGGGTAGATTAG
- a CDS encoding aspartate-semialdehyde dehydrogenase — MEFRVLAQGLRVGVLGATGAVGTEILAILQERSLPITELRLLASPRSAGQTLSFAGTPLPVQAVSAETLQGLDLVLASAGASVSREWLPIAVKGGAIAIDNSSAYRMEPHVPLVVPEVNPQDLRQHQGIIANPNCTTILMTVALWPLHQVRPIRRIIAATYQSASGAGAKAMQELKDQALDILKGESPRTGVFPYPLAFNLFPHNSPLNEQGYCQEEMKMVNETRKIFHAPDLRVSATCVRVPVLRAHSEALNVEFFEPFPVAEARDRLQKAPGVEFVEDWQRNYFPMPLDATGKDSVLVGRLRQDFSEPNALELWLCGDQIRKGAALNAVQIAESLLEQGLI, encoded by the coding sequence GTGGAGTTCAGAGTTTTGGCACAGGGATTGCGGGTCGGGGTTTTAGGGGCAACGGGTGCCGTGGGCACCGAGATCCTAGCAATCTTGCAGGAGCGATCGCTCCCGATTACAGAATTGCGCCTATTGGCATCACCACGCTCGGCTGGGCAAACCCTCTCCTTTGCCGGTACACCGCTGCCGGTGCAAGCGGTCAGTGCAGAAACCCTACAGGGCTTAGATTTGGTGTTAGCCTCCGCTGGTGCCAGTGTCTCGCGGGAGTGGCTACCCATTGCCGTCAAGGGGGGGGCGATCGCGATCGATAACTCCAGTGCCTACCGCATGGAACCCCACGTACCCCTTGTGGTTCCTGAAGTGAACCCCCAAGACCTGCGCCAACATCAGGGGATCATTGCCAACCCCAACTGCACCACAATTCTAATGACGGTGGCGCTGTGGCCGTTGCACCAAGTGCGCCCCATCCGTCGCATTATTGCGGCCACTTACCAGTCCGCCAGTGGCGCTGGTGCCAAAGCCATGCAAGAACTCAAAGACCAAGCCCTCGACATCCTCAAAGGGGAATCTCCCCGCACGGGTGTATTTCCCTATCCCTTAGCGTTTAACCTGTTTCCCCATAACTCGCCCTTGAACGAGCAGGGGTACTGCCAAGAGGAAATGAAGATGGTGAACGAAACCCGCAAAATTTTCCATGCCCCAGATTTACGGGTAAGTGCCACCTGCGTGCGGGTGCCGGTGTTGCGCGCCCACTCGGAAGCCCTCAATGTCGAGTTTTTTGAACCGTTCCCGGTGGCAGAAGCCCGCGATCGCCTCCAAAAGGCTCCGGGGGTAGAGTTTGTTGAAGACTGGCAGCGCAATTATTTCCCGATGCCCCTAGACGCAACAGGGAAGGATTCGGTGCTGGTGGGGCGGCTACGGCAGGATTTCTCTGAGCCAAATGCCCTAGAACTGTGGTTGTGTGGCGATCAAATTCGCAAAGGTGCCGCCCTGAATGCGGTACAAATTGCCGAATCTCTGCTTGAGCAAGGACTCATTTAG
- a CDS encoding ATP-dependent Clp protease ATP-binding subunit, with translation MFERFTEKAIKVIMLAQEEARRLGHNFVGTEQILLGLIGEGTGVAAKVLRSMGVNLKDARIEVEKIIGRGSGFVAVEIPFTPRAKRVLELSLEEARQLGHNYIGTEHLLLGLIREGEGVAARVLENLGVDLSKVRTQVIRMLGETAEVAAGASQGRTKTPTLDEFGANLTQMAIDGKLDPVVGRQKEIERVIQILGRRTKNNPVLIGEPGVGKTAIAEGLAQRIANKDVPDILEDKRVVTLDIGLLVAGTKYRGEFEERLKKIMDEIRQAGNVILVIDEVHTLIGAGAAEGAIDAANILKPALARGELQCIGATTLDEYRKHIERDAALERRFQPVMVGEPSVEETIEILYGLRERYEKHHKLKISDEALEAAAKLSDRYISDRYLPDKAIDLIDEAGSRVRLINSQLPPAAKDLDKELRQVLKEKDDAVRAQNFDKAGELRDREMELKAQIRAIAQQKKAETTTGEEDTPVVTEEDIAHIVASWTGVPVSKLTETESEKLLHMEDTLHQRVIGQDEAVKAISRAIRRARVGLKNPNRPIASFIFSGPTGVGKTELTKALAAYFFGSEEAMIRLDMSEYMERHTVSKLIGSPPGYVGYNEGGQLTEAVRRRPYTVVLFDEIEKAHPDVFNLLLQILEDGRLTDSKGRTVDFKNTLLIMTSNIGSKVIEKGAGGLGFEFGAEDAAESQYNRIRSLVNEELKQYFRPEFLNRLDEIIVFRQLTKDEVKQIADILLKEVFSRLTEKGIALEVTDRFKERLIDEGYNPSYGARPLRRAIMRLLEDTLAEEMLSGRIREGDTALIDVDESGQVKIQPQQRRELLPQAVE, from the coding sequence ATGTTTGAACGGTTTACAGAAAAAGCCATTAAAGTCATCATGCTGGCACAGGAAGAGGCACGCCGCCTCGGACATAACTTTGTCGGCACTGAACAAATCCTCCTCGGTCTGATTGGCGAAGGCACAGGTGTGGCTGCCAAGGTATTGCGCTCGATGGGGGTTAACCTCAAGGATGCTCGGATTGAGGTGGAAAAAATTATTGGCCGCGGCTCTGGCTTCGTCGCTGTCGAAATTCCCTTTACTCCCCGTGCCAAGCGCGTCCTTGAACTGTCTCTAGAGGAAGCGCGTCAACTGGGGCACAACTACATCGGCACCGAGCACCTCCTGTTGGGCTTAATCCGCGAAGGGGAAGGCGTAGCGGCGCGGGTTCTGGAAAATTTGGGCGTTGACCTCTCGAAGGTGCGCACCCAAGTGATTCGGATGCTGGGGGAAACCGCCGAAGTGGCCGCAGGTGCCAGTCAAGGTCGCACCAAAACCCCAACCCTTGATGAATTCGGTGCCAACCTCACTCAGATGGCCATTGATGGCAAGCTAGATCCAGTGGTGGGGCGGCAAAAAGAAATTGAGCGGGTAATTCAAATTCTGGGACGGCGCACAAAGAATAATCCGGTGCTGATCGGTGAACCGGGTGTCGGCAAAACGGCGATCGCCGAAGGGTTGGCTCAGCGCATTGCCAATAAGGATGTGCCGGATATTCTTGAAGATAAGCGGGTGGTCACCCTCGATATTGGCCTACTGGTGGCGGGTACCAAGTACCGCGGCGAATTTGAAGAGCGCCTGAAAAAAATCATGGACGAGATTCGCCAAGCGGGAAACGTCATCCTAGTGATTGATGAAGTGCATACCCTGATTGGTGCGGGTGCCGCCGAAGGGGCCATCGATGCGGCCAACATCCTCAAGCCTGCCCTTGCCCGCGGTGAGTTGCAGTGCATTGGTGCCACCACCCTCGATGAATACCGCAAGCACATTGAGCGGGATGCTGCCCTAGAGCGCCGCTTTCAGCCGGTGATGGTGGGTGAGCCTTCCGTGGAAGAAACCATCGAGATTCTGTACGGCCTGCGGGAGCGCTACGAGAAACATCACAAGCTGAAAATTTCCGATGAAGCCCTCGAAGCCGCTGCAAAGCTCTCGGATCGTTACATTAGCGATCGCTACCTGCCGGACAAAGCCATTGACCTCATTGACGAGGCTGGCTCACGGGTGCGCCTCATTAACTCGCAACTGCCTCCGGCAGCCAAGGACTTGGATAAAGAACTGCGGCAAGTCCTCAAGGAAAAGGACGATGCCGTCCGTGCCCAAAACTTTGACAAGGCCGGGGAACTGCGCGATCGCGAAATGGAACTGAAGGCGCAAATCCGCGCCATTGCCCAGCAGAAAAAAGCCGAAACCACCACTGGCGAAGAAGACACGCCGGTCGTAACCGAAGAGGACATTGCGCACATTGTGGCCTCTTGGACAGGGGTGCCCGTGAGCAAACTGACCGAAACCGAATCGGAAAAACTGCTGCACATGGAGGATACCCTGCACCAGCGGGTGATTGGCCAAGACGAAGCCGTGAAAGCCATTTCTCGGGCTATTCGCCGTGCTCGCGTCGGACTGAAAAACCCCAACCGTCCCATTGCCAGTTTCATCTTCTCTGGCCCCACCGGTGTGGGTAAAACCGAGTTAACTAAAGCCTTGGCCGCTTACTTCTTTGGCTCCGAAGAGGCCATGATCCGCCTTGATATGTCCGAGTACATGGAGCGGCACACCGTCTCTAAACTCATTGGTTCTCCCCCTGGCTACGTCGGCTACAACGAAGGGGGGCAGCTTACCGAAGCGGTACGTCGCCGTCCCTACACCGTGGTGCTCTTTGATGAAATTGAAAAAGCGCATCCCGATGTGTTTAACCTGCTGTTGCAAATCTTGGAGGATGGCCGCCTCACCGACTCGAAAGGGCGCACCGTTGACTTCAAAAATACCCTGCTGATCATGACCTCCAACATTGGCTCCAAGGTCATTGAAAAAGGTGCAGGTGGTCTCGGTTTTGAGTTTGGCGCAGAGGATGCGGCAGAGTCCCAGTACAACCGCATTCGCTCCTTGGTGAACGAGGAACTGAAGCAATACTTCCGACCTGAGTTCCTCAACCGCCTCGACGAAATTATTGTCTTCCGGCAACTCACCAAAGACGAAGTCAAGCAAATTGCCGACATTCTGCTCAAGGAAGTGTTCTCGCGCCTCACCGAAAAAGGGATTGCCCTCGAAGTCACCGATCGCTTCAAAGAGCGGCTCATTGACGAAGGCTATAACCCCAGCTACGGGGCGCGGCCACTACGGCGAGCGATCATGCGGCTGCTCGAAGACACCCTCGCTGAGGAAATGCTCTCCGGCCGCATCCGCGAAGGGGATACCGCCCTCATTGATGTGGATGAGTCCGGTCAAGTGAAAATCCAACCGCAGCAACGGCGTGAACTGTTGCCCCAAGCGGTGGAATAG
- a CDS encoding ABC transporter ATP-binding protein, with the protein MAIVQNSVSPPAAIALKEVSFGWLPERLLLHRVSLSIPRGQLWMLLGRNGSGKSTLIRLLAGLLPPAAGECSVEQPLGFVFQNPDHQLVMPSVGADIAFSLNGESLNYWQVRERVSAALQAVNLQGLERRPIYALSGGQKQRVAIAGAIARQCRVLLLDEPTALLDPESQQELLGYVRQLVNREGMTALWVTHRLDELTQADGAIVLDQGKIIGQGAPPAMMPLIYQQQTLASNGDSGVLGGN; encoded by the coding sequence ATGGCAATTGTCCAAAATAGTGTGTCGCCACCTGCTGCCATTGCCCTCAAGGAGGTGTCCTTTGGCTGGTTACCGGAGCGGCTGCTGCTGCATCGCGTCTCCCTGAGTATTCCCCGAGGGCAATTGTGGATGCTACTCGGTCGCAACGGCAGTGGGAAATCCACTCTCATTCGTCTGTTGGCAGGGTTGCTGCCTCCTGCGGCGGGTGAATGTTCCGTTGAGCAACCCCTTGGCTTTGTCTTTCAAAATCCAGATCATCAACTGGTGATGCCCAGCGTGGGGGCGGATATTGCCTTTAGTTTGAATGGTGAATCTTTGAACTACTGGCAGGTGCGCGAGCGGGTGAGTGCCGCGTTGCAGGCGGTAAACTTACAGGGCTTGGAACGCCGCCCCATCTATGCCCTCAGCGGCGGCCAAAAACAGCGGGTGGCTATTGCTGGGGCGATCGCCCGTCAGTGTCGCGTTCTGCTGTTGGATGAACCCACCGCCTTACTGGATCCCGAGAGCCAGCAGGAGTTACTGGGCTATGTGCGGCAACTGGTCAACCGTGAAGGCATGACGGCGCTATGGGTGACCCACCGTTTGGATGAACTGACCCAAGCGGACGGTGCCATTGTCTTAGATCAAGGCAAAATTATTGGCCAAGGGGCACCCCCTGCCATGATGCCTTTGATTTATCAGCAACAAACCCTAGCCAGCAATGGCGATTCAGGTGTCTTGGGCGGCAATTAA